Proteins found in one Mucilaginibacter gracilis genomic segment:
- the typA gene encoding translational GTPase TypA: MQKIRNIAIIAHVDHGKTTLVDKILHACSIFRDNQETGELILDNNDLERERGITIVSKNVSVRYKDVKINIIDTPGHADFGGEVERVLKMADGVLLLCDAFEGAMPQTRFVTQKALALGLKPIVVVNKVDKENCRPEEVYEQIFELFFNLEATEDQLDFPVIYGSSKQGWMSTDWKVPTDNIFPLMDCILENIPPAPIQEGTLQMQITSLDYSSFVGRIAIGRVARGTIKENMPVSLVKRDGTIMKTRIKELYTFEGLGKVKATEVSSGDICAVVGIDGFDIGDTIADFEKPEQLAVIKIDEPTMNMLFTINNSPFFGKEGKFVTSRHLRDRLYKEMEKNLALKVVETESPDSYLVYGRGILHLSVLIETMRREGYELQVGQPQVIVKEIDGVKCEPVETLIVDVPGEVAGKVIELVTQRKGDLLIMEPKGDLQHLEFDIPARGIIGLRNNVLTATGGEAIMAHRFKAYEPWKGPIPGRLNGVLVSMDSGKTTAFAIDKLQDRGRFHIDPGADIYEGQILGEHIRDNDLVINLTKGKQLTNMRASGSDTNVRIAPAIKFSLEEAMEYIQADEYIEITPVAMRLRKIYLNEGERRINAKKFTSQ, from the coding sequence ATGCAAAAAATAAGAAACATTGCTATTATAGCACACGTTGACCACGGTAAAACTACCTTGGTTGATAAAATTTTACACGCCTGCTCAATTTTCCGCGACAACCAGGAAACAGGCGAGTTGATATTGGACAATAATGACCTGGAACGCGAGCGAGGTATAACCATCGTATCAAAAAACGTTTCGGTTAGATATAAAGACGTTAAAATCAACATTATTGATACCCCTGGTCACGCCGATTTTGGTGGCGAGGTTGAGCGTGTATTAAAAATGGCCGATGGTGTTTTGCTACTTTGCGATGCCTTTGAAGGCGCCATGCCTCAAACCCGTTTTGTAACACAAAAGGCTTTGGCTTTAGGTTTAAAACCAATTGTTGTTGTAAACAAGGTTGATAAAGAGAATTGCCGCCCCGAAGAAGTTTACGAACAAATTTTTGAATTATTTTTCAACCTTGAAGCTACCGAAGACCAACTGGATTTCCCGGTTATCTACGGTTCGTCAAAACAAGGTTGGATGAGTACAGATTGGAAAGTACCTACCGATAATATTTTCCCTTTGATGGATTGCATTCTGGAAAATATTCCGCCTGCACCTATACAAGAAGGTACATTGCAAATGCAAATCACTTCGTTAGATTATTCATCTTTCGTAGGCCGTATAGCAATTGGCCGTGTAGCCCGTGGCACCATTAAAGAAAACATGCCGGTATCGTTAGTAAAACGCGATGGCACCATCATGAAAACCCGCATTAAAGAGCTTTACACTTTTGAGGGCTTAGGTAAGGTTAAAGCTACCGAAGTTAGCAGCGGTGATATTTGCGCCGTTGTTGGTATTGATGGCTTTGATATTGGCGATACCATTGCCGATTTTGAAAAACCAGAACAACTAGCGGTTATCAAAATTGACGAACCTACCATGAACATGTTGTTCACCATTAACAACTCTCCGTTTTTTGGTAAAGAAGGTAAATTTGTTACATCACGCCACCTGCGCGATCGTTTGTACAAAGAGATGGAAAAGAATTTGGCATTAAAGGTTGTTGAAACCGAATCGCCGGATTCATACCTGGTTTATGGCCGTGGTATTCTCCATTTATCGGTATTGATCGAAACCATGCGTCGGGAAGGTTACGAATTACAGGTTGGCCAGCCACAGGTTATTGTTAAAGAAATTGACGGTGTTAAATGTGAGCCGGTTGAAACCCTTATAGTTGATGTACCGGGCGAAGTTGCCGGTAAGGTAATTGAATTGGTTACACAACGTAAAGGCGATTTGTTGATAATGGAGCCTAAAGGCGACTTACAACACCTGGAGTTTGATATCCCTGCACGTGGCATCATCGGTTTACGTAACAACGTATTAACCGCTACAGGTGGCGAAGCTATTATGGCCCACCGCTTTAAAGCTTACGAGCCCTGGAAAGGCCCAATCCCTGGCCGTTTAAATGGTGTATTGGTATCAATGGATAGCGGTAAAACTACAGCTTTTGCGATAGATAAACTGCAAGACCGTGGCCGTTTCCACATCGATCCGGGAGCAGATATTTACGAAGGCCAGATATTAGGCGAACACATCCGCGATAACGATTTGGTTATTAACTTAACCAAAGGCAAGCAATTAACCAACATGCGTGCATCAGGTAGCGATACCAACGTGCGTATAGCACCTGCAATCAAGTTCTCGTTAGAAGAAGCTATGGAGTACATCCAGGCCGATGAGTACATCGAGATAACACCGGTTGCAATGCGTTTACGTAAAATTTACTTAAACGAAGGTGAACGCCGCATTAACGCCAAAAAGTTCACTTCGCAATAA
- a CDS encoding glycosyltransferase: MYRPKIQHKVCAVTVTYENRWHLLKQVILRLLSFDNTSHVVVVNNASPYNVKNKALELGDDRVIVLDCAENLGSTGGYKKGLEFAHTLNTDFIWLLDDDNLPSEVGLDALLNNWDELGAEPDKTALFSLRTDRIHHIHMAKGASPYRYYLVPDNFLNFTFLRPYIKFRKLADKFKKYQKFKKRVEIPLASYGGFFLHKDMIDKIGYPDEKFYLYFDDAEYTYRVTAGGGKIWLISGSVITDIDHSFQVNYKRRFLHSIHLDLWNYRTYYFTRNGTYFYQLNATKRPWVFSINKFLFMSWLKFLSIVGSKQNEYKKLAAAVQDGLNGNLGKADADKF, encoded by the coding sequence ATGTATAGGCCAAAAATACAACATAAAGTTTGTGCAGTTACTGTTACCTACGAAAATAGATGGCACTTATTAAAGCAGGTTATACTACGTTTATTAAGTTTTGATAACACAAGCCATGTAGTTGTTGTAAACAATGCATCGCCCTACAATGTTAAAAACAAAGCCCTTGAATTAGGCGATGACCGGGTTATTGTGCTTGACTGTGCCGAAAACTTAGGCTCAACCGGCGGATATAAAAAAGGCCTCGAATTTGCGCACACGCTTAATACCGACTTTATTTGGCTGCTAGACGATGATAACCTGCCATCGGAAGTCGGGCTTGATGCCTTGTTAAATAATTGGGATGAGCTGGGTGCAGAACCGGATAAAACAGCCCTGTTCAGCCTACGTACCGATAGGATACACCACATTCACATGGCCAAGGGCGCAAGCCCGTACCGGTATTATTTAGTGCCCGATAATTTTCTAAATTTTACCTTTTTGAGGCCGTATATCAAGTTTAGAAAATTGGCCGATAAATTTAAAAAGTATCAAAAATTTAAAAAGCGGGTTGAAATACCACTAGCCTCATACGGTGGCTTTTTTTTGCATAAGGATATGATTGATAAAATTGGTTATCCCGATGAAAAATTTTACCTCTATTTTGATGATGCCGAATACACCTATCGTGTTACCGCAGGCGGTGGTAAAATATGGCTCATATCGGGCAGTGTAATTACCGATATCGACCATTCATTCCAGGTTAATTATAAAAGAAGATTTTTGCATTCTATTCATCTCGACTTATGGAATTACAGAACCTACTATTTTACCCGTAACGGAACATACTTTTACCAACTGAATGCTACCAAACGGCCATGGGTATTTAGTATCAATAAATTTCTATTCATGAGTTGGCTAAAATTTTTAAGTATAGTAGGTTCAAAACAAAACGAATATAAGAAACTGGCTGCCGCCGTACAGGACGGCCTAAACGGGAACTTAGGGAAAGCAGATGCCGACAAGTTCTAA
- a CDS encoding lipopolysaccharide biosynthesis protein: MGIIQQQTIKGTIYSYLGVLIGVISINVLQPHALTTEQVGLTGMLLTSSALFAKFATLGFSGTSRYFPYFRDNEAKHNGYLFLYSAVSFVGILIFIGIAYYFKDDIISAKSQKGTLFNQYYWYLIPLIIFSVYFDVFDLYARVLYNAISGRILREFTKRLFILMAILLVYFKFISFGVFMVLWLLANIVPTVILAGRLVINKEFFFSPNLKFLDKDMRRKLTSISLLGILTGSSPLIVDNIDKYVINQKFGLGETGVYTIAVYFATVIALPARSLYSIATTVISESFKSGDFKNIKMVYEKSCINQLIASLFLLVAIWANVNNIFSFLPASYLTGKYVVLYIGIGYLIDSATGINGVILNASKYYKYDGYFYLLLIGVTVGGNLLLIPLLGIAGAAVAAGISLLSFNLFRYIFIYKVFKMQPFTIKNLYALFVGIAVYFLSVYLIPQGKNYIIDSIIRTSFITLLYWTIIYYLKVSDDINLLLRGYIIKLKNKA; the protein is encoded by the coding sequence ATGGGTATTATACAACAACAAACAATAAAAGGTACTATATATTCATATTTAGGCGTTTTAATAGGCGTTATTTCTATCAATGTGCTGCAGCCACACGCTTTGACCACCGAACAGGTGGGCCTTACCGGGATGCTGCTTACCTCATCGGCTTTGTTTGCCAAATTTGCAACATTAGGATTTAGCGGCACCTCAAGGTATTTCCCGTATTTTAGAGATAACGAAGCGAAACATAACGGGTACCTGTTTTTGTATAGTGCTGTATCTTTTGTTGGTATATTGATCTTTATCGGGATAGCGTACTATTTTAAGGATGACATCATCAGTGCAAAATCGCAAAAGGGAACTTTATTCAACCAATATTACTGGTATTTAATACCACTCATAATTTTCTCGGTGTATTTTGATGTGTTTGATTTATACGCGCGGGTATTATACAATGCAATTTCGGGAAGGATATTGAGGGAATTTACCAAGCGATTGTTTATCCTGATGGCTATATTACTGGTTTATTTTAAGTTTATCAGTTTTGGCGTATTTATGGTATTGTGGTTATTGGCCAACATAGTGCCAACAGTTATATTAGCAGGGAGGCTCGTTATTAATAAGGAGTTTTTCTTTAGCCCGAATTTGAAATTCCTGGATAAAGACATGCGCCGGAAGCTTACCAGTATCAGCTTATTGGGAATATTAACGGGTTCTTCGCCATTGATTGTAGATAATATTGATAAATACGTGATCAATCAAAAATTTGGATTGGGTGAAACCGGCGTATACACCATAGCCGTTTACTTCGCAACGGTTATTGCACTACCTGCACGTTCGCTTTATAGTATTGCCACAACCGTGATTTCAGAGTCGTTTAAATCGGGCGACTTTAAGAATATAAAAATGGTGTACGAGAAAAGCTGTATTAACCAATTAATCGCATCGCTTTTTTTGCTAGTGGCGATATGGGCCAATGTCAATAATATATTCTCGTTCCTTCCGGCGAGTTATTTAACCGGCAAGTACGTTGTGTTGTATATTGGCATCGGCTATTTAATAGATTCGGCTACCGGAATAAACGGTGTGATACTAAACGCTTCAAAATACTATAAATACGATGGCTATTTTTACCTGCTCCTGATAGGTGTTACCGTAGGCGGAAACCTATTATTGATACCGCTACTTGGGATAGCCGGAGCAGCGGTTGCGGCAGGTATTTCGCTATTGTCGTTCAATCTGTTTAGGTACATATTCATTTACAAGGTGTTTAAAATGCAGCCTTTCACCATCAAAAACCTTTATGCTTTATTTGTTGGAATAGCTGTATACTTTTTATCAGTATACCTTATCCCACAAGGGAAAAATTACATTATCGATAGCATTATACGTACATCGTTTATTACCCTGTTGTACTGGACAATAATCTATTATTTAAAAGTATCAGACGATATTAACCTGTTGTTAAGGGGGTATATCATCAAGCTAAAAAATAAGGCATAA
- a CDS encoding LamG domain-containing protein, with protein MKNITHSLSCVLLVMCGLSSLTSCKNHGDDPTPTPTPTTVVDSLRIGLIAYYPLNNSGADSSGKGNDVAYYSNMTPAANRFGKANSAFYFDGLSSYMAVNDNASLRLNNTDFTVSAWVKVDYNASGYNILSKHITGNDNGWTCGIGGTTGLVTFGPGSTSVMAVGGRTVVSNQWHMITSVFNNTNKQLTIYVDGVLDNVTSNFPSPNAAISASMYIGRDEISIPAGGHFFRGALDDVRIYNRILTAKEVQKLFAVAI; from the coding sequence ATGAAAAATATAACTCATTCGCTGTCCTGCGTATTATTAGTGATGTGTGGCCTAAGCTCGCTAACATCCTGTAAAAACCATGGCGACGATCCTACTCCCACGCCAACTCCTACCACAGTTGTTGATAGCCTACGAATAGGCTTAATAGCCTATTACCCACTCAATAACAGCGGCGCCGATTCATCCGGAAAAGGGAACGATGTAGCTTACTATTCAAACATGACACCTGCCGCAAACAGGTTTGGAAAAGCAAACTCGGCTTTTTATTTTGATGGGTTAAGCAGTTATATGGCGGTAAATGATAATGCCTCTTTACGGTTAAATAATACCGATTTTACAGTAAGCGCATGGGTTAAAGTAGATTATAATGCTTCGGGCTATAACATATTAAGCAAACATATTACCGGGAATGATAATGGATGGACCTGCGGTATAGGTGGAACAACCGGTTTAGTAACCTTCGGCCCCGGCTCAACAAGTGTAATGGCTGTAGGTGGCCGTACTGTTGTAAGCAACCAATGGCACATGATAACCAGTGTTTTTAATAATACCAATAAACAACTCACAATATATGTAGATGGTGTTTTAGACAACGTTACCTCTAATTTCCCATCACCAAATGCTGCAATAAGTGCATCAATGTATATTGGGCGCGATGAGATAAGTATACCTGCAGGCGGGCATTTTTTTAGAGGTGCGCTTGACGACGTACGTATTTATAATAGAATTCTTACAGCTAAAGAAGTGCAGAAATTATTCGCCGTAGCCATTTAA
- a CDS encoding carbohydrate kinase family protein, translating to MKKEVLCFGEVLWDVFGEEKKAGGAPMNVAMHLVQQGVNANLISRVGNDALGNELVDFLKKNKLYSDLIQRDEKLPTCQVTVKLDEKQQATYTIPKPVSWDNIREEEPLRTKIKSARVIVFGSLACRTSTSRNTLLNLFENKMLKVFDVNLRAPHYELSTIETLAAMADVIKMNEEEANLLTGTYNEPLKDKIVEFQKKYHCQTIIVTRGEQGAMVWHQEKFYEHPGFKIEVEDTVGAGDAFLATFIAGLLNKNPMAQILEQACGIGGYVASCRGANPVYNKAEIERIINSESVTV from the coding sequence ATGAAAAAAGAAGTTCTGTGTTTCGGCGAAGTCCTGTGGGATGTTTTCGGCGAAGAGAAAAAGGCTGGCGGCGCGCCTATGAACGTGGCCATGCACCTTGTGCAGCAAGGGGTTAACGCTAACCTAATTAGTAGGGTTGGCAATGATGCGTTAGGCAATGAGCTTGTTGATTTTTTAAAGAAAAACAAGCTTTACAGCGACCTGATACAACGGGATGAAAAATTGCCCACATGCCAGGTTACCGTTAAGTTGGACGAAAAACAACAGGCCACCTATACTATTCCTAAACCTGTATCGTGGGATAACATACGCGAAGAGGAGCCATTGCGTACTAAAATAAAGAGTGCCCGGGTTATTGTTTTTGGCAGTTTAGCCTGCCGCACCAGCACAAGCCGCAATACGCTGCTTAATTTATTTGAAAACAAAATGCTCAAAGTGTTTGATGTTAACTTGCGGGCACCGCATTACGAACTATCAACCATTGAAACACTGGCAGCTATGGCCGACGTGATTAAAATGAACGAGGAAGAAGCAAACCTGCTTACCGGAACCTACAACGAACCTTTAAAAGACAAAATAGTAGAGTTTCAAAAAAAATACCATTGCCAAACTATTATTGTAACCCGCGGCGAACAAGGCGCGATGGTATGGCACCAGGAAAAGTTTTATGAACACCCCGGGTTTAAAATAGAGGTAGAAGATACAGTTGGAGCCGGTGATGCCTTTTTAGCAACCTTTATTGCCGGCCTGCTTAACAAAAACCCAATGGCTCAAATATTAGAACAAGCCTGCGGTATAGGCGGCTACGTAGCTAGTTGCCGCGGCGCCAACCCTGTTTATAATAAGGCTGAAATTGAGCGCATTATAAATAGCGAAAGCGTTACTGTATAA
- a CDS encoding class I SAM-dependent methyltransferase yields the protein MNDLQNYFNNNTGRVINKWSQYFDVYDRHFSKYRGKDIVILEIGTFHGGSLQMWKDYFGPKAKIYGIDINPNCKEVEEENIKIMIGSQSDRDFLKKVKSEIPPIDILIDDGGHTMLQQIVTFEELFDHVKSDGIYLCEDLHTSYWMDWGGGYKRHGTFIEYSKNFIDYLHAYHSRQKSFQVNSFTKSVNSLHYYDSVLVIEKRPTPKPISSETGTTKIAFTRNDHPDFFRKIKYKCNRWLSYFRLPFRNGNFD from the coding sequence ATGAATGATCTGCAAAACTACTTCAATAACAATACGGGTAGAGTAATAAACAAATGGAGTCAATATTTTGACGTGTACGACAGGCATTTTAGCAAATACCGGGGCAAGGATATTGTAATATTGGAAATAGGAACCTTTCATGGCGGAAGTTTACAGATGTGGAAAGATTATTTCGGTCCAAAGGCTAAAATATATGGGATAGATATTAACCCTAACTGCAAAGAAGTTGAAGAAGAGAATATCAAGATTATGATCGGCTCGCAATCAGATCGTGATTTTTTAAAAAAGGTAAAAAGCGAAATTCCGCCTATTGATATTTTAATCGACGACGGAGGACATACTATGCTACAGCAAATTGTAACGTTTGAAGAGCTCTTCGATCATGTAAAATCCGACGGAATTTACTTATGCGAAGATTTGCACACATCGTACTGGATGGATTGGGGCGGAGGTTATAAAAGGCACGGAACTTTTATAGAATACTCAAAAAACTTTATTGATTATTTGCATGCCTATCATTCAAGGCAGAAATCGTTTCAGGTTAACTCGTTCACCAAATCGGTAAACTCACTTCATTATTACGATAGTGTATTGGTTATCGAAAAACGACCTACGCCTAAACCCATCAGCAGCGAAACCGGGACTACAAAAATTGCTTTTACAAGGAACGACCATCCCGATTTTTTTAGAAAAATTAAATATAAATGCAATCGCTGGTTAAGTTACTTCAGGCTGCCGTTCCGCAATGGCAATTTCGATTAA
- a CDS encoding glycosyltransferase family 4 protein: MDNYNLCIIKPNKSAFSETFIQKHIDYLAGNKKVLYGGAFPVYDDEGKFLIKSKLGILSYLIQKRILKRQRIQVRNKALTAYLKSNNIDVVLAEYGMVGAMVAESCEAAKIPLVVHFHGADVHHRETVAKYLQSYKRAFNYASALIAVSQDMANALIKLGASPHKVILCPYGIDTTAFSQVNIAKTESVFLSVGRFVEKKSPLSLVKAFNLVSKKISEAKLVMVGDGPLFEDAKNLITQLNLNDKVTLAGVLNAIQIRELMQNTRCFVQHSVTPPSGDMEGTPLAILEASSSGLPVVSTLHAGIKEAVINNVTGYLVNEFDIENMAEKMIILASSVETAVKLGNAGRQHITKNYNIVNNINTLNKIISNSIENSTN, encoded by the coding sequence ATGGATAATTACAACCTTTGTATTATAAAACCCAATAAAAGCGCTTTTTCTGAAACGTTCATTCAAAAGCATATTGATTATTTGGCGGGAAATAAAAAGGTATTATATGGTGGTGCTTTTCCGGTTTATGACGATGAGGGTAAATTTTTGATTAAATCAAAACTCGGTATTTTAAGCTACCTCATTCAAAAAAGAATATTAAAAAGGCAACGTATCCAAGTGCGCAACAAAGCATTAACTGCTTATTTAAAAAGCAACAACATTGATGTAGTACTGGCCGAATATGGCATGGTAGGTGCTATGGTGGCCGAATCATGCGAAGCCGCTAAAATCCCGTTGGTAGTCCATTTTCACGGAGCCGATGTTCACCACCGGGAAACAGTAGCGAAATACCTTCAATCCTACAAAAGAGCTTTCAATTACGCCAGCGCGCTTATCGCCGTATCGCAGGATATGGCCAACGCTTTAATAAAATTAGGCGCATCACCGCATAAAGTAATTTTATGCCCTTACGGAATTGACACTACTGCATTTTCACAAGTAAACATCGCCAAAACGGAATCGGTTTTTTTATCGGTTGGTCGGTTTGTCGAAAAAAAATCGCCTCTATCTCTCGTAAAAGCTTTTAATTTAGTTTCAAAAAAGATCTCCGAGGCCAAGCTGGTAATGGTAGGCGATGGCCCATTATTTGAAGATGCAAAAAACTTGATAACCCAATTGAACCTTAACGATAAGGTAACACTTGCGGGCGTTTTAAATGCTATACAAATTAGAGAGTTAATGCAAAATACCCGTTGTTTTGTGCAACACTCTGTAACACCACCAAGCGGGGACATGGAAGGTACACCGCTGGCAATTTTGGAAGCGAGTTCATCAGGATTGCCGGTTGTGAGCACATTACACGCCGGAATAAAGGAAGCAGTAATTAATAATGTAACCGGATATTTGGTGAACGAATTTGATATAGAGAATATGGCCGAAAAAATGATAATTTTGGCATCGTCTGTGGAAACCGCGGTAAAATTAGGAAACGCGGGCAGACAACACATCACTAAAAATTATAACATCGTAAACAACATCAATACTTTAAATAAAATTATAAGTAATAGTATTGAAAACTCAACGAATTAG